A genomic segment from Peribacillus sp. ACCC06369 encodes:
- the kynU gene encoding kynureninase gives MSMKEDAKTLDQVDPLVPYREEFYLNPGMIYMDGNSLGLLSKRAEKSLMNSLEDWKRYGIDGWTKGAEPWFYYSERLGELSAQLVGAAVDEVIMGGSTTANLHQLAATFFEPIAGRNKILADDLTFPSDIYALQSQLQLHGLDPSSHLVQVKSRDGKFLEEDDIIAEMKEEIGLIVLPTVLYRSGQILEMERLTKEAHARGIMIGFDACHSVGAIPHWFDKWEVDFAFWCNYKHLNGGPGCVAGLYVNRKHFDRKPGLAGWFGSRKDKQFDMEHSFTQANSAGAFQIGTPHILSMAPLLGSLEMFAEAGIEQVRNKSLRMTQYLMDLIESELAGFGFEIGSPRDESKRGGHIIIEHQEAARICKALKHEAIIPDYREPNMIRLAPVALYTTFQEVYETVQVLKKIMDGRLYENYENKRGIIA, from the coding sequence ATGTCAATGAAAGAGGATGCGAAAACTTTGGATCAGGTAGATCCATTAGTTCCTTACCGAGAGGAGTTCTACTTGAATCCCGGGATGATTTATATGGATGGAAACTCATTGGGACTTTTATCGAAGCGGGCTGAGAAAAGTTTAATGAATTCATTGGAAGATTGGAAAAGGTATGGAATTGATGGGTGGACGAAGGGTGCAGAGCCTTGGTTTTACTATTCTGAGAGATTGGGTGAATTGAGTGCCCAATTGGTTGGGGCAGCAGTGGATGAAGTGATAATGGGAGGGTCAACTACAGCTAATCTGCATCAGCTTGCGGCGACCTTTTTTGAACCGATAGCTGGCAGGAATAAGATTTTGGCGGATGACCTAACCTTTCCCAGTGATATCTATGCACTTCAAAGCCAGCTCCAATTGCATGGGCTGGACCCTTCGTCACATTTAGTCCAGGTGAAAAGCCGAGATGGTAAATTCCTTGAAGAAGATGACATCATTGCAGAGATGAAAGAGGAAATAGGGTTGATTGTACTTCCGACGGTCTTATATCGAAGCGGACAGATCCTTGAAATGGAGAGGTTAACAAAAGAAGCGCATGCGCGTGGAATCATGATAGGATTCGATGCCTGTCATTCCGTGGGTGCCATTCCGCATTGGTTTGACAAGTGGGAAGTGGATTTCGCTTTTTGGTGTAATTATAAGCATTTGAATGGCGGGCCAGGTTGTGTAGCGGGGTTATATGTGAACCGTAAGCATTTTGACAGGAAGCCCGGGTTGGCGGGATGGTTTGGCTCGCGGAAGGATAAGCAGTTCGATATGGAACATTCCTTCACTCAGGCAAATTCAGCAGGTGCCTTTCAGATTGGAACTCCCCATATTTTAAGCATGGCTCCTCTTTTAGGCTCGCTAGAAATGTTTGCGGAAGCGGGAATCGAACAAGTCCGGAATAAATCTTTGAGGATGACTCAATATCTTATGGATTTAATCGAATCGGAATTGGCGGGATTTGGATTTGAAATTGGCAGCCCAAGGGATGAATCAAAAAGGGGCGGTCATATCATCATTGAACATCAAGAAGCTGCAAGAATATGTAAAGCATTGAAACATGAGGCTATCATACCCGATTATCGTGAACCGAATATGATTCGTTTAGCACCTGTTGCTCTTTATACCACTTTTCAGGAAGTTTATGAAACGGTACAGGTCCTCAAAAAGATCATGGACGGCAGGTTATATGAAAACTATGAAAATAAAAGGGGAATCATTGCCTAG